The Ogataea parapolymorpha DL-1 chromosome III, whole genome shotgun sequence nucleotide sequence gGTGTTGTCCTTGCAGGCGACATACAAGCTACCAGGAATTGCGCAGAAATCGTTCAGCCCGTAATAATCGCTGAATATAGATTCAACTTCTCCATCATAGTCGATGATCGCCACCTGTCTCTGAAGGCAGTAGATTTTTCTGTCTGATATTTGTATTTTGCGAACTTCCTCATCGCTATGGAGCTCCCATATCTTTTCGGATCCTCGAAAACACCTTATTGTGCCATCAGAATGGCCCGTCACCAAAATTTCCTTATTAGCAGCAAATGCAGACATTTTGTCCCCCGCTGCGAACTCACCAAGAGAACAGCGCGTTTCCAAATCGTACGTTGCCACCACACCGCTTTCGTAGCCAACCAACAggtttttgttttctgTCTCGTAAAATATGGAATCAGACACCGGCCGGGCATCATTCCCGGGCTCCCCAGTGTCTATCACGGCGAGTCCCACCACAGGGTCTGTCAAATTTTTCACTCGCCGGAACTCCCATACTGGTTCTCCACTGGCACACTCCCATATATAAATCGCACCATCACGCGCTCCAGAGATAATGTTTCTCCCGCGTCCTATGGCAGCGAGGGCTGTGAGCATTGCAGCATGCTTGCGCATCGTTCTTGGGTTGCTTCCGTCCAGCACAGACCAGATCTTGATGCTGAAATCGAGACCAATTGTCATTGCCACCTGCTTGCTTGGAAAGTACTGTATTTGTAGAATATCTGAATAGTGGGCGTTGTGCACCTCAACACACTTGCCGTCGGAACTTATAAACGTGAGCTGTCCCTGTGTGCCACCTATAGCACGTTTGCCATCGTCTGTGGCAGCCACGCAGTTGATTTCATAATCAGCATTCATACTCGACGACGGTTGTTTCAGGGTGATGCTCTTGGatccatttttcagcacGATGTCGCCGTGCTTCTCCTCGAATTTCCATGCTCCTAATGAGACGATATCTTTGCCCACACACTCAAAATCGGTTCGCTCGTCATTGATATAGACCCAGAATCTTTCTTTCTCCACCATACCCCTTTGCACGTCTTGTATCACGTACCGGAAATCATGCTGGATAATGACCTTGTCTATCATCGGCTGTGCAGAAAGTTTAAGAATAAATCATTTTATTTCTCGAATTATTGTCATGTCTTCAGAAAAGGAAAATGAAGTCCTGTCAATGTTTTTTGATGACGCCTTTGTGCCTCACGACTACCTTGACGCTTTATTCACATCTTCATTAAACCTTAACGCCCCTCAACTAAAGAACAAGTCAGTCACATTCGCATCTCCGAACTCTCTTAAATTATTACAAGGTAAATGTCTCTCACTATTAACACATTTGGACTACTACACCAACGAGCTCACACACCAatttgagaagaagcttCAGGATTTGCacaactcgtcgtcgataATATCATATGCCTCAGAAAATAGTGGAGGCATTACCAGGCTGGAGTACTACGTGGAGTATCTCGCTTCCTCAATCAACTCTCTCAACAGAGATATGGACGACGTGAACGCAAAGTTGAATAATGTGCAGCAACATCCAGAATCGCAGGAGTTGATTAAAAACATTCAAACGCTCAAGTTAGTAAAAGACCGTATCCAAGCTGTGCTGAATATATTTGAGACCGTCCAAGCAGTGGTGCTGACGAGCGCAATCGAAGAGGAGAAGCTGAATGGTGCGCATCAATTATCTTCCTTAGCGCCTACAGGTGCTTCCTCCGAAGAGGCGGCCACCAATGTCTCACTAGACacgttctcgtcctcgctcaATATCCTGGAAGAAACCATTATGGAACAAATACAGAAAGAAAAAGGTTTAGGCGAGGTAAACAATGAtctcttggagaaaatacagGTTCTTGTGGATTTGACGCCCTTTTTTAAGAGCCTAACAAGGTTCTACCCCGTTTATGCTGATTTTgcgcagtttctggagaatGAGAAAAAACGGTACCTTGCTAAATTTTATAAATAGTGATTTTCTAATAATAATATACATGAATTCCTATAAATCCTGGGAATGCGCTGTGAATCTGCTATCGTTTTGAGAGAATAATGTGTTGTCAGTCGTTTGCGAGCCAACAGATGTGTCCGTGGACGTGGAAGATCTCGACCTACCATCACTGATATGTTTGATATGCGACACACTCAATATATTTTCGTTTTCATCTTGAGAATCGCCGGATTCGGACTCTATCTCGGGGTCTgacttcttctttctcttgaAAGTCAGTAAGGAGATCACTTTGTTGAAGGCCCTGGTAGGGAATATCTTTTCCACCCAAATGTCGGGAATTATTCTGATAATGATACCAGCAGGAATGGAGAGTAATCCGCAGATAACGGCAGTCCCCCACATTGCACCCGTTTGTCTTGCAATACTGAAAGCAGCACCTCCCACGTACATGATTAGTATCTGGAATCCGCCGATGATTGCTGCAATGGAAATGAAATACCAATTGCTGAAGAAATGTTGCGTAAAGTCGAGATTAGAGCGAGTGATGCGATCCCTCACTTTCGTAATTCCATCACCCTCATCCAGTTTCCGTGTCAAaaagagattgaaaaattgcaaccaAACAAAAGTATTAAAAGTCATAGCAGCGATTTGAGTCGATTCGTGATCGTCCACATGACCGTCAGGGAAGAATATTTTGGCTCCTGCAAAATGCAGCACAAAAGTGATAACCAGCTGAACAATAGACTGTCCGAGAATCATCTTCCACATGGAGGTGGAAATAAGAGGAGCGTGGCGACCAGCTGGCTTTCTATTCAAAATGTCTTCGTCCGGCTTATCTGTGGCAAGAGCTAACGCAGCCAGAGTATCCATGATAAGGTTCACCCAGAGTAACTGGACAGCAGTCAAAACTGAACTGTCGTCCGACGATGCAACGGCAGAAATGAATGTTAGTGCGACGGCGGTGACATTGACAGTGAGCTGGAATTGAACAAACTTGCGAATCGAAGTTGCAACCGTTCTTCCCCATTTGATGGCATTAACGATCGATGAGAAATCGTCCGTTGTCAAGATGATATCGGAAGCTTCTCTGGCGACTTCGGTACCTGCAATACCCATGGAAAAACCAACGTCGGCAAGTTTTAATGCAGGTGCATCGTTGGTACCGTCTCCAGTCACTGCGACAACCTCTCCTTGACTTCTCAAAGTGTCCACTAAAATCCGCTTGTCCTCAGGACTGGACCGAGCCAGCACGCAGAGCTTGGGAACAAGATTGATGCGCTCTTGTGGGCTCAAGGTCCGGAAAACAGGGCCCTCCATGCATGCAGTTGGATCGTTGAATGTTTCTTCGTTGAGAATCCCGCAATTTTTGGCAATGGCACGGGCCGTCAAGATGTTGTCACCGGTAACCATTCTCACACGGACACCCGCAGTGGCACATTTGGCAACAGCTTCTTTCACACCTTCTCGAAGAGGGTCCTGGATACCCACCAAGGAATCCAAAACTAAACCCTCGCGCTTCGCTGTGGTCTCCCCACCAATAacaatttttggaaggtTGGTGTTTTGGATTGCTGCAGCGTTAGCGTCGTTGGCCAGAATTTCAACTGTCTCCCCAAAAAGAATATTCGGATCAGCTTCTCTTCTGTTATCTGACTTGGCCATATTGGCAGGAGGCCACGATTCCAATCCTTCAAAATCGCAGTGAGCAAGACAGAGTGTCCTAAGTGCGTGCTCTGCAAGATCGGTGATTTTCGACGTGATTTCCTCTTTGATGGCACTGGTAATTGGCACTGTCTTACCGTCCAAAGTGGTTCTAGCAGTGCATCTGGAAAAAACCAGCTCAGAAGCTCCCTTGATGTAAAATCTATAGCCCGAACTAGTCTTGACCACAATTCCACCCCATTTGCGAGAGGACTCAAACGGAATCACCTGGACTATACGGTGTTGCGATTGCTCTCTAATTAATTCCAGCGGTGTATTTTCGTTGATTGCATGGAACCGCTCttgagcaagaagaagtaAAGCACACTCTGTCTTGGAGCCAACAAATGGCTCTTCAACCTTTGCTTTCTGAGGCTTGTCCCCTTTCTTGAAGAGTCCTTTTTTCTGCACACGAGAGATTTGCTCTTCCTTGCTAGCTTCAAAAGCGGTCGAGTTTAGCAAAATGTTGTCGAGCAAgctatttttcagattgTCGCTAATAGTCTCGAGGTCGGCCTGACCATTATTCCGTGAAAGGGTGTAATCAAAATCACTGTCGCCTATGAACCCCCTGACAACGCGCATTCTGTTCTCTGTGAGTGTTCCCGTCTTGTCGGAGCAGATCGCCGTCGCGCCTCCCATGGTTTCACAACTTTTCAAGACACG carries:
- a CDS encoding proteasomal ATPase-associated factor 1; the protein is MIDKVIIQHDFRYVIQDVQRGMVEKERFWVYINDERTDFECVGKDIVSLGAWKFEEKHGDIVLKNGSKSITLKQPSSSMNADYEINCVAATDDGKRAIGGTQGQLTFISSDGKCVEVHNAHYSDILQIQYFPSKQVAMTIGLDFSIKIWSVLDGSNPRTMRKHAAMLTALAAIGRGRNIISGARDGAIYIWECASGEPVWEFRRVKNLTDPVVGLAVIDTGEPGNDARPVSDSIFYETENKNLLVGYESGVVATYDLETRCSLGEFAAGDKMSAFAANKEILVTGHSDGTIRCFRGSEKIWELHSDEEVRKIQISDRKIYCLQRQVAIIDYDGEVESIFSDYYGLNDFCAIPGSLYVACKDNTLKKISL